DNA from Vitis vinifera cultivar Pinot Noir 40024 chromosome 19, ASM3070453v1:
CCATAAACTGATCCACTGTAACAACCTACTGATCCATACTCGATCTCTTTAAATACCGAACCAATCTCCCCTCTACTCTGACCCAAGAAGGTGAATCCAGACTGTGAACGAAGATCAGATCCTACAAAGCATGAAGAGCGGAATAAAGATGTGGCACGGGGAAAACATGGAAGCAATGATAATATGAACTGAAGCGAGCAAGGCATCGAAACAAAAATGGATTGTCCGACCGTACTCAAACTCGCATTGATCTCtgtgcactctcaactggagactaaaaagagaGAGTATCGAATCCAAAATGTGACCACAGAGGCTccgaaggccctcagatgcacccacatgtAGGGAGGGAGCCCTAATTGAAGGATCTATGGCTCAACCTacgaggtcaaggtggctctaaatggatatgggtggactttaaaagatccctaacAGAAACGATTATACTCTCCGGTGGTATGCAACCCTCtacacgcctccgaagagacagGGCGCTTcaatgcaaggtggtcatcacctccacacatgtaCTACCTCGACATCGcagggggtttcctatagtgaaacctctcaaaactCTCAGCGCTCAATGGTCAACTAGAATGCGCAgtgatggtgtgggtgcatccgaaaaccctaggAAGCTAGAACGGAAAGATAAAACACACTGGCagcacaaatatccatgaaacctagctccgggctatacaagtcttcaatgatcggactccaatcgacatcaatgTGTCAAGCAcctccaaaatgctcccaaacatctgTATAGCcagtcgctagaccctactcctaatttCTGGCTTAGTCAGAGAATAAGCACACAGAatgcctcacacttgcaatagtgagaaccagAATGAAGGGAATGATCAagaccaagagagttggaggtaaggggatagatgtgcggCCCACACGGACAAACGACATGTAACCATGCAGAAAGAGGGCAGTCATGCAACATGCAGTCAAGTAAAGTACAAGATATATCACTCACGTCCACATATAAACTATGACAATCAAATGAAAAGTGATACGGACATCATGCTCGAAGACGATCAAAAGGATATGTAATATAGAGAATCAATATGACAAGTCAAACGATATATAATGGTGAGTCTATACATAGGAAGGGATCACAATAAACATGTCAAAATCAGAGTCGCTATGCCAAACAAAACAAGATGACCAATCGATACAATCAGCATGTTAATATCTCAAACGAATATGGCAATGAAGCACAGAGAAAATAGCTATCTCGGAATCCTCAATCAAGACAAATAAATCATCAtaatcaacatatcaaatgtctcaaacaaatatatcaatggaGCGCAAAAAGAATCGTCATATCAGAATCCTCAATCAAGATGATCAACCAACACgatcaacatgtcaatgtcctaagtgaaaactcgggaactctcaatgtgcaatcaagagatgagTACCCACTTATTGACTCATCAAACGCCACGTTTgtttcatcttaagttcaagcgtGACCCTCtaaagtccctaaagtcgggtctctactaataaaatgaagctacgtggcaatcaataagaaaatcaatagaTATTCAAATcgatcaatcatgcacatataggAATCagaacatgcatagagaatgaccagAATAGGAGTGGAGGCATACCTGGACAACGAGCCATAAGGCGCTATCAtgaaatggggttagtgcatagtaacgaacataaaatatgttattcATGTCACCAAACAAGATAAGGAACCACCAAAAGCACATATGACACttcattcaaattcatttttattttaaagaaaatttatttgatgttggacccccaccaaagcccaatttattttacatgaatcaattccaatgactccattatttggaattacgggatttgatttcttgcttattttaaaacattttaaaaatagaggAGGTGTGAAAATTGCTTGTCAGAAAGGAAGATGGCAgcaagattttattaaaaatgggaaGATTTTTGAAACCTAAACATTCTAAGGATGAAGGAGGGGAAAGTtgggattatttgaaaactggaatTTAAAAACATTCACAAAATGGGATATAAGGCAATTATTTTCCAAAGTCAAAAAGAGAACAATGGCAGAAAGATATGTGGCCTAAAAGTGGCTATACAGTCCATACATAAGTGGAAAAGATGGGAAATAATGACCACTTAGGTGTGAATCTCATATTGTTGTTGGGTTTGTTGTACCAATAGCTTATCTTCAACTGAATCATGTGAGCTTTCTGTATGGACAGGTCATTTAAGGGCATTACCAACATAGTCAGCTTGTCTATGATAGGAACCATCTACCTGTGAAATATAGGGTTTCATCTCTTGCCCAAGGGTATTGACAATTTCACCAAACCCATTAAGCATCACATTGGCATCAGCGTTGGTCTACTCTTGGAAGGCATATAGGATTCTATCAATCAGAAGTTGTTCTGAGTGAGCATTAATGTCAGATGCACCCAAATTAGCAACCACCTTCTCGATAGTCTCCACAACCATTCTCATATATGGTTTAGTCCCATCTTTAAGATCCTCAACTATTCTTCCTATTATACCATCAACACCAACCTTGTTTGCAATCTCTACAGTTGTGTTCACAAGCTGCCTGTAATCTCTCCTATCCAATGCCATCCTTCTcacccataatttttttaaaaactcaaagaAAATGTCATTTCGATTACAGTCAATCTTTGCCTCTTCTATCCTCACACACTATTTCATCACTTTCAAcacaattttcttcatttcttcattaGGTGACTGGAATTCACGAATCAAAATAAACGCCTCTTCCTTGGTATAGTAACTCGGAGTGAACTATGAATTGTATTTGGTGGTTGAGACAATATAGCAAGATGGGTTGGACCACCTTCTCTTCCAATTGTGTCGCCTCGACCATGGAACATGGTTAGCTTGATACCATATTGCTTAGCAACTTTAATAAGCTCCTCTTGATCCTTGTATAATGCCCATGTCGTTGAGAGCTTTCTAGCGTCTTTCCCAGAATTTGAGTACCCAATCATGACTTCTTGTTTCCCATTAAAGCGATTTTTGTACCAGCCTATTAAGAACAGACATGCAACAACAACTGGAGTAGCCTTTAGATCAGCAAGTTTCTCAAACAGTAGAACAACTCTCAATGGTTGCTTCACATGGCATTCACGTTGAAAGAGCTCGGCTGCAAGCACATCATATGGGGTAGTGGCCATGGAGATGATGTATGCTCCAAAGTTGTCTATTGGGAGTTCAACTATGACGTGAAACGTGTCCAGAACGTCAACAATTCGTTAGCAATATTGAATCACCCATCGGAAAAACCTTCATGAACAGGTACCTCGATAAAATCCCCAGTGCTAGATTTTACTGGACGAGTAATGAGCATAGCTCTTGCATGAAGCCCAAGATTTTTACCATCCTTGTCATCTACTGCCACTTGGAACTTTGACCTCTGATTTTGAGCCTTGGTTACTAGTTATGTTTCTTTATCAACTACAACTTCAGAATCAGGTCCGGAGATTTCACAACTCTCCGTAGAATTGTCACCAACTTCAGAAAAATTGTCCTAGATTATTTTATCTTCCCAATCTTGCTGATCAAGTGGATAGAATTTAGGAGATAATGGGAATAACCAGAATTCTGACAAATCAATAGACATATTCTCTTTCATTGGTTCTGCATGCAATATTACACACAATACGAAGGAGGAGCTTTCGGTATTGCTTTTtggtctctcatgtcaatattTCCTTCTAATGATGTTCCAGAATCCATAATCTAATAATTGGATGTCGTGTTGATGTGAGGATATGGAGGCAAGTCTTTCTCTTGCATAGGGATTGTATTTTCTTCAGGCGTCAAATCTGCAATACACTCTTAAGCATAGGGTAAGACTTACATCCCAACAAGAATGACATCATGAATGGTACTCTTGCCCGTTCTAGTATCCTTAATGACAAGAGTATCATTATTATGCTCTGCTTGTTTCTGTGGCCGATATGGAACCTTGGCCACCACATATTCAACTTCTCTTACATCTTCTTTGGTGCTAAAATGATATTGATGCATCACTCAATCGGACTCACCTGACTCGAGACCCTTCTTTGGACTATGGTTTTTCACAGTCCTTTGGAACTCTACTTTCAATCATAAGCCAGTCTTGCGTGTCTTTGTGCCAAGGAATATACTCTTCAATAAGCGCACATGCGGGTTGGATGGATGGGAGTTTAAGAAATAAAGCGGTGAAGAAAAATGGTGTGGCGATGGATAGAGGAACGAGTATGGGAATGGTGGACATGATGGGTATTGAAAGAGTTGATAGAATGTATAGACATGGAAATGGGTGTGAAGAAGTGGGCAGTGAAGAATGGGTATGAGATTGGTGGAAtaaaggatggatgaaatgaTGGGTTTAATGGATATCGAGAGGTGGAGTTGTGAGTATGAAGGATGGCCATGTATGTAGAAAGACCGGTGAATGGGTAtcaaaaaaatgtgataaacgAATGGGTTTAATGGGCATTGATATGGGTATGGTGATGGGGCGGATTAATTGATATTGGAATAAAGGCTAGCCATGCATGTAATGAGTCGCGTGTATCATGGttggataaataaatattaaaaaaaatgaatgggtGGTGAACAgaaaagaatgggaaaaaaagTGGAATAAGTGGTGGTGAAACTACATAAGACGAATTATGGATGGAAAGTATGGAGAATGAGGTGATGATTGGTGAGGAGTTTACATGGGAATGGAGATAAGGGTTATGAATGGTGggatgaaaagtgaaaacatgAGCATAAAAATGGATGCAATGGATAATCAGTGGATATTAAAGGCATTGGTCTTATTCCTAGGTATGGAGGAGTGATATAACAAAAGGACAGGCTCAGATGGTACTTCCACATGTCCATCTCATGCAGCCACTGCCAATAGCACCGTTTGGTGCAGCACTATAGCTGTTGTATTTTAGGTCCACATCGACAATAACAGCTTTGTTGTCTTCTATTGGGTCTAGGTATTGGTTTGTAGAAATGCCCACTGAAAGAGGAAGAGACCACATCACTTATAAAAATaccatttattttcaaaataactttTGGGTCTCATTCATCACCTGGGTGATCACTGGAGCCCTTAGTGAACCTTATAGGTACCTTAACCCTCCCCATATTTATGATGATACTCACCACATATCCTTCTTTCCTCTTATCAATCTTTATTTGTACCCCAGCTGTAGAATCCCAAATATGCAAATCTCACATAGTGACATTTGAATTTCCACCTAACATCTCACTGTTTATTCTAACCCCAGAACACATTAAAGTAATCCATGAAAGTTTCCTCACTACAAGGTTTGAGCTTGGATGAGCCATGGCAATGCCTTATTGATCCCCATACATTTTTCACTGCTACAAGTTCATCTCCCACTCTCAAAACAAAAGTCTCCAATGCAGACATTGGTACTTGAATCCCACGGAATGGTGAGTGTATCAGCAACAGAAAGCATGCGAACTAAAAAACCAAGCCACCATGCATCCTCTGTTTATTTGCAATCAAATCTCAAAGGACTTTTCTAATTCTGCTCTTCCTCTGTTAGCTTATTTCTTTTCATCTCTCTGCAAAACTCATAGCCCACAATCTCATTCTGCCCAGCTCGCTTTAATCCTTAAGAAAGGAATACCCATCTTCCATTGCAAGTCAAAAtaggtgaaaaataaaaaggaagagaaatcaAAACAGAGTTAGAACAAACATGactaagaaaatataaaatccaTGAGTCACATATTCATCTCACAGGTGGTCAATGAGCTTGAAGAAGCAAGTGGGATGAACAAAAAGGGTTGCAAATGCAAACAAGAAACATGGTTGCAAATATCTAAAGAACAGAGTCGAACCAACCTcaacaaaaccaaataaaataaaataaataaacacgtTAGAACCCCATCAAGGCAACTCAGAAATCATTCATAATAAGCAAATGACCCTCTATGTCCATTCCCAATCAACATaatgctgaaaaaaaaaaatcaatagcaAACTGAGGAAAATAGTGAATAATGAGAAACGAGAGGATTGCAGTGTCCATACCTGGATTCCTCAAGTGAATATAGTTAAGTTTCAACTCTCGTGTTTAGCAAAACTTATCTCCTCCGCTAACCTCTCCTCccaaaatatcttaaaaaacccCCCCTCAACCTCCTCTAGCTTGTTGCCCAAGCTCAAGAAAAACCTCTCTAAAATATCTCTCCAAAACCAGCAAAGAAAAGCCCTCCTCGGCCGAGCTTGCTCTCCAAGTTAACTTCCCCTCAAATATCTCTCCCCAAAACCAGCCTCTAACTTTCTCTAGCTTGCTtcccaaactaaagaaaaaccCCTCCAAAATATCTCTCCAAAACCAGCAATGAAAAACCCCCCCTCCCTACAACTGGCTACGCTCCCCTCTAACAAAAGAACGCTCCTCTGATTTCTCCTTTACAGGTGTCTCACTCTCATTGCAGCCTTGGAACCACTAACGTGATTCCCTGATAGCCCATTAGGATGCAACACATGGCTCTCAGAGAGCCCTCCATTTGGCAAGAAATAACCTgcagagataaaaaaaaaaaaaaaaaaaaaatgaaccccCTAAATGGGGGTCTATAATATGATTTTCTCAAAATGTCAAAAATACCTTTAAAGAGTTGAATTACAAAATGATATTCAAAttgtataaaagaaatttatggtGTGTAATTATGTTGTATCATCTACAGTGCAccctatttgtttttttttttttctttaaatttaatttcttaatgattaatttttttaaaaagattaaaaaaatgataagttaAATTGGCCtgcaaaataaaatcttaatttgaaaagtttatttcaatatataactttaaattatcttttaaaccacaatttaaaatgaaaatattaaaaatatttttaaaatgatttctacctaattttttatttcatatattaacaatacatataatatgaaaattctaaaatgtatacaaaaattctataaaaaaaacgtttaattctaattacattttaaaaatgttgttataaatcttattttaacgaaagattttttaattacttCAAAAAGGGTACtaaaatgttaaattattaactataaaataaaatgataaaatagagaataaaatttaaaataaatttaaattacgtaaaatattgatttttaattaaaatttaactttttcaattataaaatataaatatagaaataaattaggaaaattaaaaagatataactaaaagtctattaatatgtttattgtgctatcctttttcattttttatattatttatataagattttttatgacatttttaaataaataggtaataTCAATGAAAGAagtttcatttcaaaatttaacaaaaaaaatgttactttAATAGTTTCtaaataccatttttttgtcttataaTGTTTTAACCCATTAGGATGCAGCACATGGTTATCAGAGAGCCCTCCTAGTAAAAAATAACCtgcaaagataaaataaaaaataaataaataaaacaacaagCCCCCTAGGGGTCTACAATATGATTTTCTCAAAATGTCAAAAATGCCTTTAAAGAATTGAATTACAAAATGATAGTCAAAttgtataaaagaaatttatggtGTGTAATTATATTGTATCATCTATAGTGCAccctatttgtttttttttttttctttaaatttaatttcttaatgattaattttaaaaaaaaaatattaaaaaaatgataaattaaactGGCGTgcaaaataaaaccttaatttgaaaagtttatttcaatatataactttaaattatcttttaaaccacaatttaaaatgaaactattaaaaatatttttaaaatgatttcaacctattttttttatttcatatattaacaatacatataatatgaaaattctaaaatgtatacaaaaattatagaaaaaacgTTCAAttccaaatatattttaaaaatgttgttattaatcttattttaacgaaagattttttaattaattcaaaaaatgtaCTAAAATGTTAGATTattaactataaaataaaatggtaaaatagagaataaaatttaaaataaatttaaattatagaaaatattgatttttacttaaaatttaactttttcaattatagaatataaatatagaaataaattagaaaaattaaaaagatataactaaaagtctattaatatgtttattgtgctttcctttttcattttttttatattatttatataatattttttatgatatttttaaataaataggtaatattaatgaaagaagtttcatttcaaaattttacacAAAAAATGTTACTTTAATAGTTTCTAAATACCATTTTTtgtcttataattttttaataattttttttcgtcattttttcttttcaagacaatgtagaaaaatgttaaaatagaTGATATTGGTcatattaaaatgttaaaaaaaatatgtttattttaaaattattcaaaacaaaaaggtTTTTAGTATGTTATTATTCCAATTTTTGTATATTagtaaatataagaaaatgattataatgataataaagtCAAGTAGTTTGTTGGCTTTTacctttcttttatatatacagagagagaaataaataggaataatttatatttcctttataaatttatgaattaattggttaagaGGGATgtccaaatttgtaaaattaatttctcccattttttaacttaaaaaaaaatgctcatttttttacataaatacccTTAAATACTTCAACTATTTACATgtgtgttttaaaagaaatagtcatttttgtaagaaaaaagtGAGGGCATTCTAGTACAAAATGGGTTTTTTACGCTAAAAAAATGGAGggttaattttacaaattgatgatgatttcgtcctttttaatcaaataaccctaaatGCATGTTTGGTAAGTGGGAATATGGAGCAGGacttaatattttgttttcattcataTTCCTTCGATTGAATTTggtaattctaatttttatgtttggatGTATAAGAATGCAAAATTAGAATGATACGTTGTTTCCATTTTAATATTaagtaaaatggaaaaaaaattaccaataaTATTTGCCCAtatggtttaaaataatttctatttttatttttaaaaaatctcaaattataaatagtttaaaataaatttttattttcatttaaaaaaaaatcctttagaggttttatttttactaaataataaaaatctatttaggCATGTGATGCAATGCCAAGTAAATATggtaatgaaaatgaaaaaaagaaaaagaaataaattgtcaataatatatatatatatatatatatatatatatatatatatatgctttaaaataattt
Protein-coding regions in this window:
- the LOC104877662 gene encoding phosphoenolpyruvate carboxylase 1-like; amino-acid sequence: RIVDVLDTFHVIVELPIDNFGAYIISMATTPYDVLAAELFQRECHVKQPLRVVLLFEKLADLKATPVVVACLFLIGWYKNRFNGKQEVMIGYSNSGKDARKLSTTWALYKDQEELIKVAKQYGIKLTMFHGRGDTIGREGGPTHLAILSQPPNTIHSSLRVTIPRKRRLF